Genomic DNA from Coffea arabica cultivar ET-39 chromosome 7e, Coffea Arabica ET-39 HiFi, whole genome shotgun sequence:
CAGGCCAACACCCTTTCAAGAAGCTTGGTTAAGTCTAGAACTTTCGAGTCATATCCAACGGCTTCAAAACTAGCATAACTGAAGCCATCCTCAGGTGTAACATGAATAGTCGAGATTGCATCTCCTTCGATTGAATTCATGGAATACCCACAGGGATCAAAGTCAAAATCACAGATCTCTGATTGGGGAAGAATCTTTCTTATGCCAGAGGTTTCAGTCATGACAGCACCAGACCTTGACTGCGTTTTATGAAACACTGCAGCCCTATTCTTGTCCAACCCAGTCATGCACATTTCTAAGGTATAAACCGGATCCATATTTTCCATGTGTTCAGCTGAAGCAGAGTAGACATGTCATTTCTGCTGCTTCTCAGCACCACCCAACAGATAAGCTCTACTGCCTGCTCCAAGTTTGCCAAAATAGCTGTTTAGGACAGCTACTTCCTCATAAAAATTGCAGTGTGGATAAGGCTGAGCACCAGGAAATATAAAACTCCCACGGGAATACCTCACTGATTTCACTCTGAGTTTGAGGTCACCAGCAAACTTCAGGATCAATGGAATTGAAAGAAGCAACTTTGTAGTCCCACAAGTTTTGAGTATGATTTTGTAAGGGAAGATGAAAAGACTAGATTCTGAGAGTATATAGGAATCGACTTCACCATTCGATAATGAGGACACAATGGTGCAATGagctggttttagaatttcatCCAACTGGTAATTTGAAAAAGTTCGAAGCCCACGACCACCAGGGTCAGCAAAGATACCAGGTTCAAAAAATGATATTTCAAGCCTTTTTTCAAAACCTTCAAATCCAATGGCAGAGACTGGCAAGGCCATCTTAGCTTAAGAGAGACAAGTGCTGATTGAAAGAGAGGATCGGAAGGATGAATGAAGAGACTAACCAAAAagcaagcaaaatataaaagtttcaATTACTACAATTCTGGTGATTATCAAACAACTAGGAAAATCTCAGGATGGCTTCCGAGCGCACTGCACATACAAGATAAACAAGCTACAGGTTCGTATGACACAGTTATGATATTAAAAAAACATGACATAAATTACATTACAAGGGAGCTAAACTCACGTTGGAGTAAGCAGCAGAtctgaatttcttgattcctcCAGCAGGTCCTACGTCCTCAATGCTGTATCCAAGGGGAGCTTCGTATAATAATGATTTACTACCACTAGACTTCTTCTTCCCACCTTTACACTCCATTAGATCATTCAGTCTTCTTCCTGTCAAACCTGTAAAAAAAAGGATCAGATAAACTCGAGGCAGAATGAACAGAGGAAAACAAACAATTCAGCATTAAAATTTATGAACCTGATAGTGACAACCACAAGTTATCCAGCACAAGAAACAAGAACAATGAATCCAGATGTTATGCTTAAAAAGTGGAAAGGTTTTATCAAGTTTATACATCAAGTAAAGATATCCAGGAAGGCAAAAAGGCGACACAGAAACCTTTGCAAGACGAAAAGAAAGCACTTAAATTGCAGGAAAAGCCAAGGCAAAGAATGCCATGGAACAAGTAGCAGTGTTAAAATAACAAATGTACTcagaggaaaaagaaatcaaaatcgAAACTTAAAACTTGAGCAGGGCATACAGCCATTGGCAactccccccctcccccccccccccaacaaaaaaacaacaaccaaaaaaaaagagccaaACTGCAAAATCAATTGGTTTTGAAAAAATCACAACAGATTAAGATCAGTGGCAAAGATAACAGCCTTTTAGCTCtcccccccacccccacccccacccccaccccaaaaaaaaaaggaaaaagaaaaaggaattagAAATCTTCTTTGGCGAAGgtatacaaaataaaaaataaaaactggagccaaagaaaaaggaacaaagAAAACATATAATTCAAGAATAAATCATTGGCAAATATAAGATGGTTACTCCAACTAATATTGGCATAATTACTCACAATTAAAAAGATCAACTTCCACGTATGTGATTATAATAATTTTCTTATTATGGATGATAACAACAATGTGAAGTGCAAATAACCTAGATACAACATGCAGAaaatatttaagaaaaaaaaaagaaccaaacCACGTGCGAAGAAAATAATATAACTGGGAACAATAACATAAAACAGGGTCCCAAAACTCTGGCTCATAGCAACACCAAAGCTTATCaattgccaaaaaaaatttatataattaaataaataagaaggCTCACAGAAAATTACCTTGATTCGAAAACACACAATGCAGCAGAAACCTCAAGCAGCCGCACAAGCCCTAAAAATCCAAGAAACCAAATCCCAATAaacaaatatctaaaaattcacTAGTAGATGCAAAACATAAAGGGCAGTCCAACAAATAACAAGAAACTAACGTCTTACCTCTTGTATTTACGTAATTGACGATAGAGAATAGGAAATTTGACAAGAGAGATCGAACAAACTCCAATTTCGTGCTTCTGAATGACGGGGTTAGTCTGTCTTAATTTTTCTGCAGAGACAAAAGTGGTTGAAAGAAGATGGATTTTCTCACTAAATTGAGGAGCCACCCAATGCGTTATATATAGAAGCAGAAAGCGGACAGCTTGTGGTCGATGACCGTGCCACGTGGTTGAATGAAGTATGATATTACGGTCTTACCCCTCCGTGATTTGGCCTAAGTAGCTTTAATTTTACGGTAAATTGGAATTAGAATTAATGTATGATACGATTGGACTCCAGCTCATCTGCGTCTTTAACTTAGTCATCGGGACTCAGGTCTGGTTAGACTTCAGCCTAAAATCGCTGAAACACAGGCGCTTTTAAGGCTTTtcatcctttcttcttttttttttaacccttcAAAGAGGAGGATGGCAAAAAAGATTCTATGCACATCCGAATTTCTCGAGGCATCATGCAACTTCggggttttttcttttttatcagAACGGCAACATTGTATTAATAGTAAACCAATTACAGTATAGGTGGGCAATAGCTCTTACAATCGGCCTGGACTTGTTCCAGCAGCCAAACTAGGAAGTTTTCCTTCCATTCAGTATTTTGTTCCAAAGTAATAGCTACTTTAGCTAGTTTATGGCTAACAAAGTTGTTCACCCTATTTGTAAAGGTAAAACAACATTCATCAAATTTTAACCTAAGTATCCTGATGTCATGTACAATTGTTGCTATCACTACGTCCTCCTCCTCACTGCACACTGCTTTCACTACTTGACTACAGTCCACTTCAAACTCCACACTTCGCCAACCTTGCTGTTGTGCAACTATCATGGCCTCTCTTAGAGCCTTTGCTTCTTCGACCTTGGGACTGGCACAGCTAAAATTTGGAATAGCCCGGGCCCCTCGCAATCTTCCCAACCAACCCCTGGCCACCATTCCCTACCCAGCTCTATCAGCTTTAAGATGCAACGTAGCATCTGAATTCATCTTAACCCAACCAACCCTTGGTTTCCTCCAACCTGTCGAGCCTTTATCCTTCCTCGCATGATCTCCTTCTGTTCCGTTTTCCCAATCCTGAGCTTCCTGGTACTCCCTCCACTCCCTCAATGCTTTCTCCACTGCTACCCTTGGGTCTCCATTCCTTTCCTCAAACTGTCTTGCATTCCTGGACTTCCAAATTTGCCACAGCAAGTTGACGGTCAGAGTAATGCGCTCCCACCCATTTTCCTCCTTTGCTGCCCCATTTAATTCCTCTCACCAGTGCCAGAACCTGTTTGAAAACAACTCCAGCCCATCCCAGTTCAGTGGAGCAGCCTTCCATATCACCTTGGAGTGGTCACATAGAAACAAACAGTGTTCTATAGTCTCTGTGCTCTCCCCACAGCATTTACACATGGGATCGCCTTTGGAACATCGCTCTCGAATCACAGCATTAACTGGAAACACCCCATGCAAAcatttccaaatgaaatgtTTCAGCTTGTGCTTCATATTCAAGCCCCACAAAAAGTTCCAGCTCTGGCTATTCCCTATTCTTGTGCAACTCGACCCAGTCTCTGTCCCCCACCGTAGCCCCctcttttgccttttctttgCCAATCTATAACCCGACTTAACTGTATACATGCCAGTAGAAGAAAAGTTCCAATATAAGCTATCCTTCCGTGGTTGTACTCCAAGTGGGATTCAGTATATTCTTTCCATACTCCTCCTCAAAAACTTGTTTGATTAGTTCCCTATCCCACTTCCCTTCCCGAATAAGCTCACTTACTTTCTGGATCCTCTTCCATTCCCTTTTCCTCATCCTAACCCTTCCATCCTCTGAACTAGGAAGCCAACGATCCTCCCAGATGTATATAGAGTTCCCATCCCCCACTCTTTTCCTAGTCCCTTCCTCCAATAACCCTTTTGCACTAAGTAGACTCTTCCAACACCATGAATCCCCATTAGATGCCCTTGTATTCCAAATAGACAGACCTTTAAAGTATCTAGCCTTCATTACCTTACTCACCAAGAGGTGTGGCTTTGTCAAAAGCCTTCAAAACTGCTTAGACCATAATGCTAAGTTGAACTCATGCAGCTCCCGAAAACCCAATCCTCCATCTGCCTTTACCTCAGTCAACTTCCCCCACCTAAGCCAATGAATCCTATGCTCATCCTTTCTCT
This window encodes:
- the LOC140011081 gene encoding uncharacterized protein, coding for MKARYFKGLSIWNTRASNGDSWCWKSLLSAKGLLEEGTRKRVGDGNSIYIWEDRWLPSSEDGRVRMRKREWKRIQKVSELIREGKWDRELIKQVFEEEYGKNILNPTWINAVIRERCSKGDPMCKCCGESTETIEHCLFLCDHSKVIWKAAPLNWDGLELFSNRFWHWNARQFEERNGDPRVAVEKALREWREYQEAQDWENGTEGDHARKDKGSTGWRKPRVGWVKMNSDATLHLKADRAG